The candidate division KSB1 bacterium genome has a window encoding:
- a CDS encoding DUF1848 domain-containing protein: MRAAVESWRVISASRRVDLVAGYPEELAEILAARCPPESTHTIVIWTKDPRNLLEHRVLRAALARYAQLFVHVTITGLGGSALEPRAPEPAQVLRLLPRLIDFVGMPERIRVRFDPIVHIRFAGGEEICNLGYFAELAPQLHELGLREVTTSWLSIYPKVSRRLARIGAVARDPSPQEWQEEAAWLVREAGRWGLKLHGCCVPGWPRSRCIDGELLTRLHPQKLPASQRKAKGQRALCGCTESWDIGWYVKCVLGCRYCYANPLDV; encoded by the coding sequence ATGAGAGCGGCAGTGGAATCCTGGCGGGTCATCAGCGCCAGTCGCCGTGTTGATCTCGTCGCGGGATATCCGGAGGAATTGGCCGAGATCCTTGCGGCGAGGTGTCCTCCGGAAAGCACGCACACCATCGTCATCTGGACCAAGGATCCCCGAAATCTTCTTGAGCACCGGGTACTCCGAGCTGCCCTTGCCCGCTACGCCCAGCTGTTTGTGCACGTTACGATCACCGGCCTGGGTGGAAGTGCTCTGGAGCCACGGGCACCGGAGCCGGCCCAAGTGCTTCGACTTCTCCCGCGCCTCATCGACTTTGTGGGGATGCCGGAACGGATTCGCGTCCGCTTTGACCCCATCGTCCATATCCGCTTCGCCGGCGGGGAAGAAATCTGCAATCTGGGATACTTTGCCGAACTGGCGCCCCAGCTGCACGAACTGGGCTTGCGGGAGGTGACTACGAGCTGGCTCAGCATCTATCCCAAGGTGAGCCGGCGTCTGGCCCGAATTGGGGCGGTGGCGCGGGATCCGTCACCACAGGAATGGCAGGAAGAAGCGGCCTGGCTGGTCCGGGAGGCGGGCCGCTGGGGCTTGAAGCTTCACGGCTGCTGCGTCCCGGGGTGGCCGCGCTCCCGATGCATCGATGGAGAGCTTCTGACTCGCCTTCATCCGCAGAAGCTTCCCGCCTCTCAGCGGAAGGCCAAGGGGCAGCGCGCCCTCTGTGGCTGCACGGAAAGCTGGGACATCGGGTGGTACGTGAAGTGCGTTTTGGGGTGCCGCTACTGCTACGCCAACCCCCTCGATGTTTAA
- a CDS encoding tetratricopeptide repeat protein produces MAQGQRRAAVQLLPWGFSALLAALTLLLRPGAGVTGQEADTLRSAQELIRLGDQWLAADNLDAAERCYRQALRLDNRSIAAWRGLGRIEARRGRWDEASSWFSKIEDASPEDVEAHYYLGIHERESGKFKGPLLRQLDFRSAEKHFRKVLEKDSLYSDIWYQMALLERFREDYLEAVDLAYKQITLKPTLVGPRVGIFRLLDLYIEHNDSLRVFTELTPERYGWYATFFRAEKLRRLGHLDSARAAFERLLLSDPSASATAIHLRLARIAFERGDDQLGQQHYWDAIQSIRNGVDGELAFSDVKYILTDDEYRRWLDAPLLSHKKAFFSQVWASRDPFPGSADNPRLVEHYRRLIYAEKWYRQDEPHRPFHALDLTWGKVPSVFARNEEFHQKGLVYIRWGKPDDKSIFTGQGYPTYEAWVYRRTAHQPQIIVHFANAEDASPNDWRISRLPPPEVVWSMGLESWDTRYHSYISSSSAVEQLALAEELERELREASRHLLTEERMVFPDTVQFLPAYFYWSTFKGEDGGVELNFYYGVAFADAFDSKEPLGLRRFFESGIAVFDTLWNEVGHRLRRFPLVKSKETAGAVATDAQTFHLQPGVFRLSFFVRDESRKRIGSWRFLDTLEAYQPGLLQISDLTLAVDVGPDLPLAPGRFRRQGLVVAPNPTRTFSARQPIHVYYEVYNLSRDEQGVGRCRVTYTLDPREKKRTGFLGLFGPRRGAVSVTTEFESDKSDIPLYAALDVSPFGAGALQLRVDVVDLRTGRSASKSIPLQLIRP; encoded by the coding sequence ATGGCGCAGGGCCAAAGGCGAGCAGCCGTCCAGCTTCTTCCGTGGGGATTTTCGGCTCTCCTTGCGGCGTTGACCCTTTTGCTCCGGCCGGGTGCGGGAGTTACGGGGCAGGAGGCCGACACTCTCCGCTCGGCCCAGGAGCTCATCCGCCTTGGCGATCAGTGGCTGGCGGCAGACAATCTGGACGCCGCCGAGCGCTGCTACCGCCAGGCACTCCGCCTGGACAATCGCTCCATCGCGGCCTGGCGGGGGCTGGGCCGCATCGAGGCCCGACGCGGCCGCTGGGACGAGGCAAGCAGCTGGTTCTCCAAGATCGAGGATGCCTCCCCGGAAGATGTCGAAGCGCACTACTATCTGGGCATCCACGAGCGGGAAAGCGGGAAGTTTAAGGGACCCCTCCTTCGCCAGCTGGACTTCCGCAGCGCAGAGAAGCACTTCCGCAAAGTCCTGGAAAAGGACTCGCTCTACAGCGACATCTGGTACCAGATGGCCCTCCTCGAGCGCTTCCGGGAGGATTACCTTGAGGCCGTCGACCTTGCCTACAAGCAGATCACCCTTAAGCCCACCCTCGTCGGGCCGCGGGTGGGGATCTTTCGTCTCCTCGATCTCTACATCGAGCACAACGACAGCCTGCGCGTCTTCACGGAGCTGACGCCAGAGCGCTACGGGTGGTACGCGACCTTCTTCCGCGCCGAGAAGCTCCGACGACTCGGGCATCTGGACAGCGCGCGAGCGGCATTCGAGCGGCTCCTCCTCTCAGACCCCTCGGCGTCGGCTACGGCCATTCACCTTCGCCTGGCCCGCATCGCCTTCGAGCGGGGAGACGACCAGCTCGGCCAGCAGCACTACTGGGATGCAATCCAGTCCATCCGCAATGGCGTGGATGGCGAGCTGGCCTTCTCCGATGTGAAGTACATCCTCACCGACGACGAGTATCGGCGCTGGTTGGACGCGCCTCTGCTTTCGCACAAGAAAGCCTTCTTCAGCCAGGTCTGGGCCAGCCGGGATCCCTTCCCGGGCTCCGCCGACAACCCGCGACTGGTGGAACACTACCGTCGTCTGATCTATGCCGAGAAATGGTATCGTCAGGATGAGCCCCACCGTCCTTTCCACGCCCTCGATCTGACGTGGGGCAAGGTGCCCTCGGTTTTCGCCCGCAACGAGGAGTTTCACCAGAAAGGGCTGGTCTATATCCGCTGGGGCAAACCGGACGACAAGAGCATCTTCACAGGGCAGGGATATCCGACGTACGAGGCATGGGTGTACCGGCGGACTGCACACCAGCCACAAATCATCGTCCACTTCGCCAACGCAGAGGACGCCTCGCCCAACGACTGGCGGATTTCCCGCCTGCCTCCGCCCGAGGTTGTGTGGAGCATGGGCTTAGAAAGCTGGGACACCCGTTACCACAGTTACATCTCTTCCTCCTCCGCCGTGGAACAGCTGGCCCTGGCGGAAGAATTGGAGCGGGAGCTGCGGGAAGCAAGCCGCCACCTCCTCACGGAGGAAAGGATGGTGTTCCCCGACACCGTCCAATTTCTCCCCGCCTACTTCTACTGGTCGACGTTCAAGGGCGAGGATGGCGGCGTGGAGCTCAACTTCTACTACGGCGTGGCCTTTGCGGACGCCTTTGACAGCAAGGAGCCCCTTGGCCTGCGCCGCTTCTTCGAGAGCGGCATTGCGGTGTTCGACACCCTCTGGAATGAGGTGGGCCACCGGCTCCGCCGTTTCCCCCTGGTGAAGTCCAAAGAGACGGCGGGGGCCGTCGCCACCGATGCCCAGACCTTCCACCTGCAGCCTGGGGTTTTCAGGCTATCGTTCTTTGTGCGGGATGAGTCCCGGAAGAGGATTGGCAGCTGGCGCTTTCTGGACACCCTGGAGGCGTATCAACCCGGGCTGTTGCAGATCAGCGATCTGACGCTGGCCGTCGATGTGGGGCCCGACCTGCCCCTTGCACCGGGTCGCTTCCGAAGGCAGGGGCTGGTAGTCGCTCCTAATCCGACGCGCACCTTTTCCGCTCGCCAGCCCATCCACGTGTACTACGAAGTGTACAACCTCAGCCGCGACGAACAGGGTGTGGGTCGCTGCCGCGTTACCTACACCCTGGACCCACGCGAAAAAAAGCGGACGGGCTTTCTGGGCCTCTTCGGCCCCCGCCGGGGCGCGGTGAGCGTGACGACCGAGTTCGAATCGGATAAGTCCGACATCCCCCTCTACGCCGCCCTGGACGTGAGCCCGTTTGGAGCCGGGGCCCTCCAACTGCGCGTGGACGTCGTGGACCTGCGGACGGGCCGTTCGGCAAGCAAGTCCATTCCCCTGCAGTTGATTCGACCGTAG
- a CDS encoding L-threonylcarbamoyladenylate synthase, giving the protein MERLQIDPEHPKGRHLRRAVEVLRKGGVIIYPTDTIYGIGCDIFNKEAVDRVYQIKGKSWKSPLSFICPDLKEISRYAYVSNTAYRIMKKALPGPYTFVLPATPLVPKLLLSKRKTVGIRVPDHPICRAILEEFGSPIVSTSVTGPDGEPLNLPDQIEAQYRGLVDLLLDVGPLGLVPSTVIDLSGDTPRVMREGKGDLSILE; this is encoded by the coding sequence ATGGAACGTCTGCAGATTGATCCCGAACACCCCAAGGGCCGCCACTTGCGGCGGGCCGTAGAGGTCTTGCGCAAGGGGGGTGTGATCATTTACCCCACCGACACGATTTACGGAATCGGCTGCGATATCTTCAACAAGGAGGCCGTCGACAGGGTCTACCAGATCAAGGGCAAGAGCTGGAAGAGCCCGCTCAGTTTCATCTGCCCGGACCTGAAGGAGATCAGCCGATATGCCTACGTGTCCAATACCGCCTACCGGATCATGAAGAAGGCCCTGCCGGGCCCCTACACCTTCGTGCTTCCGGCCACCCCCCTGGTCCCGAAGCTTCTCCTCAGCAAGCGCAAGACGGTCGGAATCCGCGTGCCCGACCACCCGATCTGTCGTGCCATTCTGGAGGAATTTGGGTCTCCAATTGTCAGCACGTCGGTAACAGGGCCCGATGGTGAGCCCCTCAATTTACCCGACCAGATTGAAGCCCAGTACCGCGGGCTTGTGGACCTCCTCCTGGATGTAGGGCCTCTGGGCCTTGTGCCGTCAACCGTTATTGATCTGTCCGGCGACACGCCGCGGGTGATGCGCGAGGGGAAAGGGGACCTCTCCATCCTGGAGTAG
- a CDS encoding C40 family peptidase has protein sequence MRASMRWLAALGLLVGAVSLGFTCRAPRPTLPVEVQTIVDQVKARHCPDKRLELFEVTGWESKGQLVLVGETTSPVAHAELVERLRAAFPRKRLVDRVRVLPDSTVGGSGWAIVNVSVANLRREPLHSAELTNQALLGSVLRLYKKHRDWYFARLEDGYLGWTDDGGLWIVDSLSAADWLAAPRLIVLALETTVYSLPAREAQPVSDAVAGNILRHLRTQSGWYEVAFPDGRRGWIHSDDAKPLEDFLKHASPNPEAIVRTAMRLLGRPYLWGGTSPKGLDCSGFACTVFRLNGVLLPRDANMQAMVGEEVPLDSSLSSAQPGDLLFFGPNPGRITHVGIYLGAGQFIHSDSHVRVQSLRPGEPGFSAYRYQNLRRAKRVLSRLVRDPVTGWYRVKD, from the coding sequence ATGCGTGCGTCGATGCGCTGGTTGGCGGCGCTGGGTTTGCTGGTCGGAGCGGTCAGCCTGGGTTTCACCTGTCGTGCCCCCAGGCCCACGCTGCCGGTCGAAGTCCAGACAATCGTGGATCAGGTCAAGGCGAGGCACTGTCCGGATAAGCGTCTGGAGTTGTTTGAGGTTACCGGGTGGGAAAGTAAAGGTCAGCTCGTGCTGGTGGGCGAGACGACCTCGCCTGTGGCCCACGCGGAGCTCGTCGAAAGGCTCCGCGCGGCTTTTCCGCGGAAGCGGCTTGTGGACCGTGTGCGGGTGCTCCCGGACTCGACCGTAGGCGGCTCCGGATGGGCCATTGTCAACGTCAGTGTCGCCAACCTCAGGCGCGAGCCTCTCCACTCTGCAGAGCTCACCAACCAGGCCCTTCTGGGGAGCGTGCTTCGTCTTTACAAGAAGCACCGTGACTGGTATTTTGCTCGCCTGGAGGACGGCTACCTCGGGTGGACCGACGACGGAGGCCTCTGGATCGTCGATAGCCTGAGCGCTGCGGACTGGCTTGCCGCTCCGCGCTTGATCGTCTTGGCTCTCGAAACGACGGTCTACTCCCTGCCGGCGCGGGAGGCGCAACCCGTATCTGACGCGGTCGCGGGGAACATCCTGCGGCATCTCCGTACCCAGAGCGGCTGGTACGAGGTGGCGTTTCCCGACGGTCGGCGCGGTTGGATCCACTCGGACGACGCCAAACCCCTCGAGGATTTTCTCAAGCACGCCAGCCCGAACCCGGAGGCGATCGTACGAACGGCGATGCGCCTTCTGGGCAGGCCCTACCTCTGGGGTGGAACTTCACCTAAGGGCCTGGATTGTTCAGGTTTCGCCTGCACGGTGTTCCGGTTGAACGGCGTGTTGTTGCCCCGCGATGCCAATATGCAAGCCATGGTGGGAGAAGAGGTCCCCCTCGATTCGTCCTTGAGCTCGGCCCAGCCGGGGGATCTCCTCTTCTTCGGGCCGAACCCGGGCCGGATCACCCATGTAGGGATCTATCTCGGCGCGGGACAATTCATTCATTCGGATAGCCACGTCCGGGTCCAAAGCCTGAGGCCCGGCGAGCCCGGTTTCAGTGCGTACCGATATCAGAACCTGCGAAGGGCCAAGCGCGTCCTCTCACGCCTTGTCCGGGATCCGGTCACCGGCTGGTATCGTGTGAAGGATTGA
- a CDS encoding GNAT family N-acetyltransferase, whose product MEAIRHISRADLHRINALLSRAFSQGRVEDGYRFTEVPECRLEFLEMYLDDFPEGSYLLEIDGQIYAFGFAHLWGRVGWVGPVAVAPEVQGRGHGREIMDRCVTALRKAGACTIGLETMPRSYRNLGFYGKLGFIPGELTVCLATEVFPKALSPTEESRPEVQFFSLVPDGEREAFLDRATRIARSACADLDYRSLILRTAHYNFGDTVILSRGEHEALAIGHTEPYAVGEERHVLRIVACAIPPPADSRFVDSVLAALRDWARREFLGHLSLWVPTRQLSAFRYLLGAGFRVVHSDLRMTLEGYSLSLVPGAWLLDKWE is encoded by the coding sequence ATGGAAGCCATTCGGCACATATCGCGAGCGGACCTGCACCGGATCAATGCCCTCCTTTCCCGCGCCTTTTCACAGGGGAGGGTTGAGGACGGCTACCGGTTCACGGAGGTGCCGGAGTGCCGCCTGGAGTTCCTTGAGATGTATCTCGACGACTTTCCCGAGGGAAGTTACCTTCTGGAGATCGACGGTCAGATTTACGCTTTCGGGTTCGCCCATCTCTGGGGCCGGGTTGGTTGGGTGGGACCGGTGGCGGTGGCGCCCGAGGTGCAAGGACGAGGGCACGGCCGGGAGATCATGGACCGGTGTGTAACGGCGCTTCGGAAGGCAGGCGCCTGCACCATCGGACTGGAGACCATGCCGCGCAGCTACCGCAATCTGGGCTTTTACGGAAAACTCGGATTCATCCCCGGAGAACTCACCGTTTGCTTGGCCACCGAAGTGTTTCCCAAAGCTCTGTCCCCCACGGAAGAGTCGAGGCCAGAGGTCCAGTTTTTCAGTCTCGTACCCGATGGAGAGCGCGAGGCTTTTCTCGACAGGGCGACAAGGATTGCGCGATCCGCGTGTGCGGACCTGGACTATCGTTCGCTGATCCTTCGCACGGCCCATTACAACTTTGGAGATACCGTGATCCTTAGCCGAGGGGAGCACGAAGCCCTCGCCATTGGCCACACGGAGCCCTATGCCGTGGGTGAGGAGAGACACGTGCTTCGGATTGTGGCGTGCGCGATTCCGCCGCCCGCAGATAGCCGGTTCGTGGATTCCGTGCTCGCAGCCCTGCGCGATTGGGCCCGGCGGGAATTCCTCGGCCACCTGAGTCTGTGGGTGCCCACCCGCCAGCTGTCGGCCTTCCGCTATCTCCTGGGCGCCGGCTTTCGCGTCGTCCACAGCGATTTACGCATGACCCTCGAGGGCTACTCCCTGTCCCTCGTGCCGGGGGCCTGGCTCCTCGACAAATGGGAATGA